ACACACAGGCTCAATTAGAACCACGATTAAGATTTTGAGTCAATTTAACCCAAAAGACTAATCTTATGGGTGAGAGACTCTTCACCTTTTAAATCATGCTATTCTATCATCAATTTCTGATGTGAGATTAAATtcaacatgaagaatgccgtaTTTTGATCTTTATTTTATACAATCGTAGCACTCGACTTGCCTCTGCTACTTTACAAATGAAACAATGTCGTACAAATTTTATATTGTTGTAACAATTTCTTAACCGAAAAACATGTTGATGACTATACCTGTATATATGCGTGCACACACGCTAGACAGATAAAATTTATTGTTCCTCAAGGAGCAGCCGACTCCAGGTCTCCAACTTTCTTTGCCACCTGCTGCTCGTTCTTCTGAGCCTCCAGTTTCTTCTGCGCCTTCTCACCGTAGAGGTAGGAGGCGAAGCCCCAGAGGGAGAGCACCAGTGCAATGCCCTTTGGTCCGTCGAACTTCTCGTGAAGGAAGATGACGGCGAGGACCTCCGAGAGCGGCAGGAGGACCGCGATCATGATGCCGGCGAGGAGCGACGAGGCGCAGGTGATGAGTCCCATGATCCCCAGGTTGAGCAGCTGCCATGACACGGCGTCCCAGATGAGCACCAGGTAGTAGTTGGTCTTGCCGAGCCCGAACCCGGCGGCCTCATTTGGCATCGCCTGGAAGTCGCTCTTGATGACCATGCCGAGCAGGCACACCATCGTGCCGGCGGCGCCCATGACGGCCTGCATCTGCATCACCGTCGCGTACGGGGGTGGCACCCTCGCGGCGGGTCCGGTGCGTCGGCCGTACCGCGCAATGGCGACCTCGACGAGCGGCAGGACGAGCCCGGCCAGCGCGGCCGCGGCAATGGCCTCGCAGAACCCTGTCCAGTACGTCTTCGAGGCCTCGCCCGCCGGCTTCCCGGAGCCGGGCCCGACCCCGAGCACCGCCGGGCCGATGGTGAGCAGCACGACGGCGTTGGCCGAGAAGGGCGTGAATCGGAGCCCGACGAACAGGAACGCGAACACCGCGGTGAAGGCGAGCTGGGTCGCCAGCAGAAGCGACGACGTGGACAGCGGCAGCGCCTGCGACCCCAGCGCGTAGACGAAGCACGATATAGCGTAGAACGCCCCGAGGACGGCCGCGGCGCTGACGAGGcgaggcgggaggaggaggttggcGACGCCGTGCCTGCGGCTTCGGAAAAGGGAGACGAATAtgggcgggaggaggaggggccaGCCGGAGAGCTGGAGCATGGCGGACAGCCACAGGCGCTTTCCCCCGTGGACGAAGTAGacgcggaggaggagcgggccTCCGGCGCCGAGGAGGACGAGGCAGGCGCTGAATATGACCAGCGGCGACGGTCGGTAACGCGCCGGCGCAGACGAGGCGGTAGCGCGGGTCGGCGACGTGCTCCCCGCCTGCTTGCTGATTTCTTGCATGGCTGGACTGGCACTAGCCGTTATGGTGGCCATTGATGGGATATGAACTTCACAAGTTCACAGCAAATTCTGCACTCTACTGATTCTATGCCTCTTGGCTCTTGCCGCCTCGTATTTAGTAGTTTGGCGAACGAGTCTGGAGGCTCTAGTTGTTGGATGCTTCTGCTTGTACTCTGCTTGATTTTCTTGTGCTTTGCATGACAGGCTTGTAGGGTTTATATAGAAGAGGGAAAATCCGATGATCGAGGTCCCAGAGAAAATGTTGGAGAAATCAAGTTCACCAAGTTGTTGGGTCAACACAGCGGAATGAGAAAAGAAGTACGCATGCATGCAGCCGGGCAAAAGAACAAGTACACACGGAACACTTAAGTAATGAGCAGTTTGGTTGTTTGGTTCTGAACTCCAGATATAATGTACTGCTATACTCCACATGCCATGCAAGTTGCCATTTGCAAGGACATACTAATTTGCTACAGGGTGGTATATACAAATACGGACCCAAAACTAACTTTTGGACGAAATGTATGATTAGCACTAATTATAATATGTCCTCTCAAAACCGAAGTGCCTAGGCCTGCAAACATTTGGTGGAAATCTCAACTGCTCATATAATTCAGGATATACGTGCATTTTTCGTGCAAATATTTAAGCATAGAAGAAGCACTTTTTCTTTGCGATTTTTCGTTGCGTGAGACTAGTTGGGTTTTATATATGTAGCTTAATATAATATATGTTTCCTTATAATTTCAACATATCATGTCCTTTGTATGTCCTGACCGAGTAAAGCATACTTGGTCATTGACCACAGGGAGCAACATGTGAGCAAGCCGGTCAGCGTTCCAAGGGCTCGGACTTCTGCTCCGTTTGACCCGTACGTACTAATCATTCATGTCCATAACCAACCACCATCTCCAGAGTACGTACTCGTAGCTGAAGTATGGTGGGTCTACTAGTCCACGTCGATACTAGCTAGCAGTGATAAAGTATTGACAAAAGAAATCTCCATTCTTTCACACACGCGTGTCTACACAGAGGTCTGATCATTGTTTAGCGAAACAAAACAAACTGAAGCGCCTCCTTCGAAAGTGCAGGCTCCGTTTGGTGTATGTGGCCGCCGAGACCCGGTAAGCGACGCATGCGCGCTGCCCCCAACTGGCTGTTAAAATTATGTTTGTGTTCAAAGAAATTTGAGATGTTTGATCGGTTCCATTCTACTGTGTTAGCTACCACGTTTCCGTTGATGCACACATCTGTTTGTTTAACCTATTCTTCAGGATCATGCATAGCTTCTAGGATCAATCCGTTATGGCTAACTACCATTGTATATGTATAAGTTCAACTCTACACTCAATGCAATCAGCGTTGCTTCAATTCTCCTCCTGTCTTCCTACATAGTATCAGAGTTCTTCTGATTCTGAAATTCTTCCGCACGTTCCTCCCTGCGTTTTTCAGCCATGCCGAGGTTTACAAAATGGCTTACTAGTGCCTTGTGGTAATAATTCAGAAATATAGTAACAGTGTACTATTGCACCGTAAATTGGATTATTCAGTTTCAGACTTTGATCAGCTCGACGTGCGTTTTGCATTTGCATATTTGCTACTGCAACACTAGTGGACTCTTATCACGCAAGGTTTCAGACCTGATGGGATAGTCGTCGCTGAGCCTGCCGGTCTCGACGATGATGACCGCGGCTAATATTGGTAGCATTGGAGCAGAAAATGATAGCTGGAACTTGGAGGTAGCTAGGAATTGCGCTTCTCTGTTGTCGCTCCCATGTAAAAGCGTGGTCTCTTTTTCGTTGGATTTCCCGGTGTTCTCCTATCCGGAGAAAAGTGCCGCGTTTTCACTTTTCAGTGTGCGTTGGTAACGCCCACAACGACCCAAGTGCTGAAAACGCATTCACCTACAGACCTACTGCGAGAAATCGACTCAGTCATGCGCTAGCTCAACTATGTCTGAACATTCTCTCACTAGGTCGTGGATTGAACCTAGTGCATGCCTAGCGAGATCGTATCATCCTTGGGAGGGTAGGTAAGCGCATTTCGTTCCTGAAAAGGAGAAGTGGGtacgtttttttaaaaaaaagttggtACAGATACGATACTACGCCCCGCGCCTCTCTCACCCCAATCTGGTTGTAAATGTAAATCGTTTTAGCCTTTTtaattattctctaaatataagatATTATCaaatttctatgcatttttttttctcttttgttcccgtcttacacttgtttaataaatgctaccactctcacaattAAATACGTTATCTTTTCTAAcgtagaataaataaagagtaaCAATgtcatttaatctactttcttaatacTTATGTACAAGTCTAAAACAACCTATATTTGTAATCAAAGGGAGTACAGACTTACAGTTATGTCGTGAATGTTTGCCCAACAGTATCGGATGGATTATCAAAGATTGACTTTCAAATGCATTGCGGCACAACTTCTTTCAGACAGTCAtaaaaaaagctatttttttagACATATTGAAGCATGTCGAGGTTGAGAGTAGTTATTCATAATTTAACACTTCGTTCAAACTCGATTGCACGACGGAGAGTTTGCAAGTCCATGGTATATTCTGGATGCATGTCATGCTTACGCAACATATATTTAGCTAGCAAGCAACTACTCCTATATTGTATCATTCTGTGCCGAGTGACAAACTTAGGAAATTGAACTGAACAAAATCGCCTAAAATAAATCGAATGCCGCTTAAGAAGTTCATTTATTTAGCCACCCTTTATATCATGCTAACGTAGAGATTAGCTAGGTAAATACGTACATCATTTGTTTCCCATGTTTCGTACAGGAAGTATGATAAGGTACGTACCCTTAATATTGTCGACACATGCTTGCTAATGTGATCTACTATCAAATTGAGGTCAAGTGGAATCCAACTAATATGTGGTCATACTACTAGATCTGACGCTGCCGTGTAGGCGGCCGCGCGCGTGGAACATTCACGTTGAACAATTTTGCGCGCGTGTTCCGACGATCAACCTCAAGACCCAACACTCAAGCGGTCTTACCTACTCTGAGAAACAAAATCACGCCCTTACCATAGGAGAAAAGGTCAGATTAATGTGTGCGGCAGTTGAACCACCCCTCCAATTATAGTATGTGATAACTAATATCACAGACCCTTCACAAGGAAAGAAccgtttatatatata
The nucleotide sequence above comes from Phragmites australis chromosome 4, lpPhrAust1.1, whole genome shotgun sequence. Encoded proteins:
- the LOC133914478 gene encoding purine permease 3-like; amino-acid sequence: MATITASASPAMQEISKQAGSTSPTRATASSAPARYRPSPLVIFSACLVLLGAGGPLLLRVYFVHGGKRLWLSAMLQLSGWPLLLPPIFVSLFRSRRHGVANLLLPPRLVSAAAVLGAFYAISCFVYALGSQALPLSTSSLLLATQLAFTAVFAFLFVGLRFTPFSANAVVLLTIGPAVLGVGPGSGKPAGEASKTYWTGFCEAIAAAALAGLVLPLVEVAIARYGRRTGPAARVPPPYATVMQMQAVMGAAGTMVCLLGMVIKSDFQAMPNEAAGFGLGKTNYYLVLIWDAVSWQLLNLGIMGLITCASSLLAGIMIAVLLPLSEVLAVIFLHEKFDGPKGIALVLSLWGFASYLYGEKAQKKLEAQKNEQQVAKKVGDLESAAP